The nucleotide sequence TGGTAAGCCCACCGGCACCTCCTCCTATTATAACAACTCTCATTTTATATTTTTCTCCATTGGATAAACCTATAGTTTTTATTTTTTAAAATTATGAATCATCAAATCATTTATATATTACTTCCAACTTCAATAATATATCGATATATTTGGATGTATAGAATTATACTTAAACTTTAAAGGTGCAGATAATGAACGAAAAAGAAATTAAAAAGTTTGTAAAGGGAAGATACTCAAAAATAGCATCTAAAAATGAAGAATCATGTTGTTCATGCTCTTGTGGCCCGAATCTAGTGATTGAACAGGCTAAATCAGCGGGTTATACAATGGAAGATCTAAGAAGTATACCAGAGGATGCAGTTTTTGGATTGGGCTGCGGAAATCCTACTGCGCTTGCAGAACTTAAAGAAGGAGAAATAGTATTGGATCTTGGATCAGGTGGGGGGATAGATGTTTTTCTGGCGGCAAATAAAGTTGGAAAAACTGGGAAAGTTATTGGAGTAGATATGACTGATGAAATGGTTGAAACCGCCACAAAGAATGCTAAAGAGGGTAAATATGAAAATGTAGAGTTTAAACTGGGTGAAATAGAGAATTTACCAATTGATGATAATTCAATTGATGTCATAATAAGCAACTGCGTCATCAATTTAACGCCTGATAAGTTATCCGCATATAAAGAAGCCTTCAGAGTTTTAAAGCCTGGGGGACGAATTTTAGTATCTGATATTGTAACTGAAGGAGAACTTCCAGAAGAGATTAGGCGCAGCTTTCAGGCATGGTCAGAATGTGTTGCAGGGGCACTTGAAAAACAGGAATATTTAGATACAATTAAAAAAGCAGGATTTGATGATGTAAAAATTGTTGAACAACATTATTTTACTGAACCAGGTATGGACGAGCGATTAATAGGTAAAATAACCAGTGTTCAAGTTAAAGCCAGTAAATAAGGAGGTAAATCTTATGGAAAATAATAAAAAAGGATGCTGTGAAGAAACAAAATACAGAGAAGAACCAGTTAAAGATAATTCAAACATTAAGGAAGATGAATGTGGATGTGAAGAAGAAGCACTTGCTAAGCCAGAAAATGAACCTTGTTGTGGATCTGATGATACAAGAGATAACGTAGAAGAAGAAGCTACTGGATGTGGTTGTGGTTGCGGAGCTTCAGAGTACGTGGATGTGGATCAATCGACTATAGCTAATCCAGATAGGCCGAAATTCATAGTTGATGATGATTTCCTCGAGGAATTTGAGAAATATGCTCATTCAATAGGTATTAAAGCTATAGGATACACGCAGGTCACTCCCGATGTACTGATTGCGGACAAATTTATTCAATATCCAAATACCATCGTACTTACCATGGAAATGGGTAAAGAACTCATTGAAGCTGCTCCTGGTCAAGAAACATTAGAAATGAATAATGCAGCCTATAAACAGTTAGGTAATTTGACTTACAAACTCTCTGATTATCTTAGAGAAAAGGGTTATGCAACAGAGGTAGCTCATCCATTTGGAAGTTTGGTAAACTTCACTCCACTCGCACAAAAAGCAGGAATGGGTTATATCGGGAAAAATGGTCTTCTAATAACACCAGAATCTGGTCCAGGACAGAAAATTTCAGCAATATTTGTCAG is from Methanobacterium sp. and encodes:
- the arsM gene encoding arsenite methyltransferase, with product MNEKEIKKFVKGRYSKIASKNEESCCSCSCGPNLVIEQAKSAGYTMEDLRSIPEDAVFGLGCGNPTALAELKEGEIVLDLGSGGGIDVFLAANKVGKTGKVIGVDMTDEMVETATKNAKEGKYENVEFKLGEIENLPIDDNSIDVIISNCVINLTPDKLSAYKEAFRVLKPGGRILVSDIVTEGELPEEIRRSFQAWSECVAGALEKQEYLDTIKKAGFDDVKIVEQHYFTEPGMDERLIGKITSVQVKASK